The sequence tttctgtaGGAGCTCGATCAAAAATAACCTAAGAAAAATATGTTGTTCTTCTCTACAATGGTTGCGTGTGGAATTTGAGGAGAATCTGTGCACCAGCATCCGACTCCTTGATGTTGCTCTGATCATATTGTGTAAATATATTTCTAATAAAGCAATCGTCCGATGGTGTACATGTTAGAAATAACAAGATGTAATCATCAAGTGTGAGAGATGGCAACATCATGATGGGATGGTATGTACTGTTGTGCTCATCAATAGGTTAGTCTTTCATTCTCTTGTAGCCGGTATGTTTTTCGTTATGCAAATAATTAGGAAATATCTAATTTCTATGTACGTCCAAATATATATAAGTGGTTGTTGTAAACACTGAATTTGGATTTGTTAACGGTCGCTGCATTTGGTCTATCCCGAGCCTCTGACTGTGGATCATGTTCTTTTGATATCCGCTTGCCACGATATGTTATCTCTGGTTGTGGTTATGGTTGGACTTCTGGTATGTGTTACCTCTAAATTTGCAGCAAATAGCATTTCATTAGAGATGACTTTGCAGAAAATTGCAAATCGCGCAAACCAAGCCATCGCCGCCTCGTCGCTCTCGCCGGGAGCAACAACAACCGCCGGTCTCTTCTTAGCCGACATCTCCTCCATCCGGATGCCCTGCGGCACGAGCCACTCCACCACCGCCTGGGACTCGACCTCCGGGAAGTTTAGGTCCGTCTTCGGCCGTTCGGCACGCCACACCGCCACGCCGTAGGCACGCGCGGCCTCATTGGCGGTGGGGTACGTGCCGAGCCACCGACGATGCCCGGCGTCGGAGAACTCCAGTCCGAAGTTCCCGGAGGGCTTCGCCCTCATGCCGAAGAAACCGGACTTGCCCTTCGgcgtcttcttcggcgccatcgggGAGCGGGCGGCGGCCGAGCGGGGAGCGGGGCGGAGGCGGACGGAGCGGGGCGGTGGACAgaccggagaggaggcggacggagcggggccgggcggaggatggaccggaggcggaggcggacggAGAGAAGGcgggcggggtcggggcggggcggaGGCGGCCGGAGCGGAGGCGAACGCGATGGGGCagcgcggcggcaggcggcggcctaGGCGGGGTGGAATCAATGGCGGTGGTCTGGATCTACGGCGGGGCGAGCCCTTGAAAAGTTAACATGTAACTcttgcaaactatttcaagagcccgtggcaacgcacgggcactctactagttaTTACTAGTATCATGGCCTACGGGCCTAGTTGGTCGTCACGCATACACAGATACAGTCTATAATCAGCTCGTGAAAGCAGGCATCAGTCATCTCTGTATGTACTATGTATGCACGCAGGCAGGCAGGGGTAGCAGCAGACCATGAACATGAACAGCGTCCAATAACACGGGCATGTAGAGGTAGCAGCAGACCATGTACTAATCAGTCAAATATAAAATGTGTTCAAGTGACAAATTTACCTGATACTGATAATACATCCAAATGCACAGACATGTAGTGCGTACAACTTAACATAAACTGGAGACATACAGGTTATGTATAGATCAAATATGACAAAACAAGATCAAATATGACACTTGTTTCGAGCTgacggaaaaagaaaagaaaaataatagccacattattattattattgaaacTTCTTCAATGATGATGACATCACTGAATGTAAAGAAATTATCCCCTTTGTACTGTAACTGCTGAAATTATGAAAAGCAGATAGAAAATAAGCTTCAGGTGGACATATATTGAGCTATATTTCGGCTGATCCACAACATTCTTCTTCAGGTAAGCCCACCAACTCTCAGACTTTAAAAGTAGGCATACAATACACTATAACAATAGGTGTGGCAATAACCAATCTATACTGTTTTTGCCGGCGAAGAGGAGCACAGGCAGGTCCTCAAGAAGGAGGCGAAGAAGGCGCTGGTGGGATGTATCTACGTTTTACGGGTCTTTGTTCTCAACCTTTGCTCTTGGGCATTCTGTCAAGCGTCTCAACGTTGTTTTAATTCGAATAAAATTCTAATCCGGTAACAGGACCTATCTTAAATCCAAGCTCTACCAACGACAGCATTAAATCTGTTTCGCCAACCGCAGAAAACTGGGTCTGCTCTGCCTGCATCATAGAAAACCTTGTCTTTATTGCAAGTGAAATATTACAGAACTAAACCTAATTTTAGAAGATAACCAAAATGAAAAGGCTGCTGAATCCATTATTGGTACATGTATTTGTATGAGCCAACATTTTTTCCAGCAGCAATACCATAATCCCACTTGACAGAAAACTGACACTGAAGATAACCTTGGAGGCACATAAAGCTTTTAATCAAACCGATCTCCAAATAGAAAGAAAAGTGACACTAGTGAAAACCGGTTCAGCAACTGCTTCAGGGTTCATCTTGGCTCGAGCTTTGTGATGGTCATTCCATTTGAGGACGCCGCTTTTGAATTATTGTCACTGCGTCCACTCAATCCGTCAGAGAAGCCTGGCATGGAAACAGAAGGGAGGCGAGCACTCTGGCTGCTAAGCATGACATTCACCGACGACATCGCCGGCCTATCTTCAGGCCTGTTCTGCACGCACAGCAGCCCGATCTGGATGCACTTCAGCACCTGGTCAACGTGAGAGGGATGGTCGCTAAGGGATGGATCGATCAACTCGATGACATTTCCCCTGGTCCAGTGCTCCCATACCTGCACCAGATTGGTAAATTCTTCAGTTATTATGACAGGGATTCAGCAGCGCGCACAAAGTTTACTAGCATTGGTgcttaattagtactccctccatccagaaatacttgttggagaaatgaatgtatctagatttattttaattctagatacattcattttcattcatttatgcgacaagtaattccgaacggagggagtacttacaaGGTTTACGAGATAGACATATTGCTCGGAGTTGCAGGAGCCATTGTTTCTTCTCCCTGTGACGATCTCCAAAACCAAAACACCGAAGCTGAATGCGTCCGACTTTGCGTAGTATTGACCATGCATGGCATATTCAGGCGACATGTATCCGCTGCAACAACATAACTGTTAATATACGTATGTTCTACTTTATAGCAATACTAATGTTGACTGTGCTTACTATGTCCCAGCGATGCGCCTAGTGACATCTTCTGATTGATCCCCTCCGAATATCTTCGCTAAGCCAAAGTCAGAAATCTTAGGGTTGTAATCAAGGTCCAACAGGATATTGCTCGCTTTCAGGTCACGGTGAACTATCTTCAGTTGAGAATCTTCATGGAGATACTGCAGTCCCCTAGCAACCCCACTGATAATTTTGAATCTGCTTCCCCAATCTAAGTCTCTGCGTTTCTCAGAATCTGCCATTCAAACAATAAGTATCAGCATTGCAGTGAAAGTTTGGCGGCACTTGCACTACTCTCAGCTAGACTATAGTGAAAAATTTCCTTTTGAGAAATTAATCAATTAATAGTGAAGAGTCTGTACCGAAAAGAATGGTGTCAAGGCTTCTGTTGGGCATAAATTCATACACAAGTATTTTCTCTTGTTCTTCCAAACAAACGCCAATGAGGCTCACAAGATTCCTGTGGCGAAGCTTAGCGACCAGGACAAGTTCACTTTTCAGTTCCCCTATTCCTTGTCTGGAACTCTGACATAGTCTTTTTACTGCTATTTGTTTACCGTCACGTAGGACTCCCTGTGCAAGAGAAGATGCATACTCATTGGTAAATATATGAAGCTGATAAAAATAGTACATATGGCATGGTTTGTACCTTATGAACCATCCCAAAACCTCCTTTACCAAGCATATTTCCTTCGCCGAAGTCATTTGTCGCCGCTCTTAGTGTTGATAGATCGAGAAGAAGTGAATCGATGCTTCGAATACCATCCAATGTACCTGAAGTCAGTCAACGCAGCCCCAGCATTTTCGGATATCCGAAGAGTTTTGTCTCGACGACACTTGTGAAATAGGAAGAACGATATAATCGCAAGAATTATCAAAACTGCAGCAACTCCACCAACAACTGAACCATTGATCCTTGTTTTCCTGCTTTGTTGATCTGGCAGCTCGGATGTCCTTTGTTGATCTGGCAGCTCCGATGCTGCAAGCCTGAGGAGGAGTGTGCCTCCTCCAGTTCCCATGTATTGTTGTTGGAGGTTAATCAGGTCCCCATGCCAAACAATGCACCCGGCGTGATTGTAAGCGTAAGCTGTGCAAGAGCAATTATTCAGACAAGCCACCTGACATTGTTGAGAGCTTTTGGCAACTGCACCCCGAGCATTATCAGGTAGCCTCACATCTGTCATGACATAGAACTTATCAGACTGAGTGTGCGCGGATCTCGAGTTGGTCTGGCAGAACAATGGTGCATTCCTCTTGCACCCACCACTGTAATCTTGGAGGTCCCAGTCACTCTGAACCTTCTGGCTGAACCCCTTGACACAGTTGCAGTACAGCAGGGCACGGGGGTTGCAGCAGCCATATGCCCCACAGGGAGCATACACGTCGCACGCTGACTGTGGCGTGGTCCAGACCAAG is a genomic window of Triticum aestivum cultivar Chinese Spring unplaced genomic scaffold, IWGSC CS RefSeq v2.1 scaffold85232, whole genome shotgun sequence containing:
- the LOC123175703 gene encoding ethylene-responsive transcription factor 1-like — encoded protein: RSVRLRPAPRSAAARSPMAPKKTPKGKSGFFGMRAKPSGNFGLEFSDAGHRRWLGTYPTANEAARAYGVAVWRAERPKTDLNFPEVESQAVVEWLVPQGIRMEEMSAKKRPAVVVAPGESDEAAMAWFARFAIFCKVISNEMLFAANLE